The following coding sequences lie in one Candidatus Eremiobacterota bacterium genomic window:
- the purL gene encoding phosphoribosylformylglycinamidine synthase subunit PurL, whose translation MLSGLSGPPNVALRDDELQRITERLGREPTLVELHAFDAQWSEHCSYKSSRHHLKRLPTSGAGVVLGPGEDAGALRLGTHAGDAYAIVVAHESHNHPSQIVPFEGAATGVGGIVRDVLCMGAEVIAVADALRFGRADDPTTQARNIANGVVDGVGAYGNAIGVPNLTGNVYFEEGFEANCLVNVVALGVVKESELIHSFAPKGAEDWAIVLVGKATDPSGFGGASFSSLTLDPDETAGNKGAVQVPDPFLKNVLMRASYRVFALLRERKITAAFKDLGAGGLMGCSAEITAQGGYGAAINLDSVNVAIAGMPPEVIAVGETQERLLWVLPPDVAPEVVRVYNEEFTLPEIAYNARATIVGRVTSERRYVLRYCGNVVMDVESEFLTGAIRDDLPYTEVIRHAGSHEELPAVDVETLLPRVLAHRGVASREPLYRRYDAVVRGRTVLPRGAAGAGVLAPIPGSPIGVALAVAGNPRYGRIDPRYAAEHAVVEAMRQIVAVGARPIGLTDCLNFGNPRNPEQYGEFVAAVEGLARAATQLDLPFVSGNVSLYNESASGTAVPASAIVSCIGAIDDVSNVVTPGLKEAGSVLLWIGSRELAVGGSVLAELLGLQGTLPSISYAGERAAVGILRDAIALGVLRSCRAIGAGGMLTALVRLAFDAMARRRAIGAEIDFGNPLCEAGGFICEVSDDSGIDLTGALRIGQTIAGSELVVNGVRFAIPHLFEIWSSPLAELFP comes from the coding sequence TTGCTTAGTGGGCTCTCCGGGCCACCGAACGTCGCGCTGCGAGACGACGAGCTGCAGCGCATCACAGAGCGGCTCGGTCGGGAGCCGACACTCGTCGAGCTGCATGCCTTTGACGCACAATGGAGCGAGCATTGCAGCTATAAATCGAGCCGCCATCACTTAAAGCGACTGCCGACGAGCGGCGCCGGCGTCGTTTTGGGGCCGGGCGAAGATGCCGGAGCGCTGCGTCTTGGAACGCACGCGGGCGATGCTTATGCGATCGTCGTCGCGCACGAATCACACAATCACCCTTCCCAGATCGTCCCGTTCGAAGGTGCGGCGACCGGTGTCGGCGGCATCGTTCGCGACGTCCTCTGCATGGGTGCGGAAGTCATCGCGGTTGCAGACGCGTTGCGTTTTGGAAGGGCCGACGACCCTACGACGCAGGCGCGTAACATTGCAAACGGGGTCGTGGACGGAGTCGGCGCCTACGGCAACGCGATCGGCGTACCGAACCTGACCGGCAATGTCTATTTCGAAGAAGGCTTCGAGGCGAACTGCCTCGTGAACGTCGTCGCCTTGGGCGTCGTTAAAGAGAGCGAACTGATTCATTCGTTCGCACCCAAGGGCGCCGAGGATTGGGCCATCGTCCTCGTGGGCAAGGCCACGGATCCAAGTGGATTCGGGGGTGCCTCGTTCTCTTCGCTAACGCTCGACCCCGACGAAACCGCCGGCAATAAGGGCGCGGTTCAAGTTCCGGATCCGTTTCTCAAGAACGTGCTCATGCGGGCGAGTTATCGAGTTTTTGCTTTGCTGCGCGAGCGAAAGATCACCGCGGCGTTCAAAGACTTGGGCGCGGGCGGCCTGATGGGCTGCTCGGCCGAAATTACGGCACAGGGCGGCTACGGAGCCGCAATCAATCTCGATAGCGTCAACGTGGCGATCGCGGGAATGCCCCCGGAAGTCATTGCCGTCGGCGAGACGCAGGAGCGCTTGCTCTGGGTGCTCCCACCCGACGTCGCACCGGAGGTGGTGCGAGTCTATAACGAAGAGTTCACGCTCCCGGAGATCGCTTACAACGCGCGTGCAACGATTGTGGGACGCGTCACCTCAGAACGCCGCTACGTCCTGCGTTATTGCGGCAACGTGGTGATGGACGTGGAAAGCGAATTTCTCACCGGCGCTATTCGCGACGACCTTCCGTACACCGAGGTGATTCGCCACGCTGGATCCCATGAGGAGTTGCCGGCGGTCGACGTCGAGACGCTTCTGCCCCGCGTGCTGGCGCATCGTGGAGTAGCGTCGCGCGAGCCGCTCTACCGGCGCTACGATGCCGTCGTTCGCGGCCGCACCGTTCTACCGCGAGGCGCGGCCGGCGCCGGCGTGCTCGCGCCGATTCCGGGCTCGCCCATTGGCGTTGCGCTCGCCGTTGCGGGAAATCCGCGGTATGGACGAATCGATCCGCGGTACGCTGCCGAGCACGCCGTGGTTGAGGCGATGCGGCAAATCGTCGCGGTCGGCGCGCGACCGATCGGTCTGACCGATTGCCTGAACTTCGGCAACCCGCGCAACCCCGAGCAGTACGGCGAGTTTGTCGCCGCAGTTGAGGGGCTCGCTCGCGCGGCCACGCAGCTTGACCTGCCGTTCGTGTCGGGCAACGTCAGCCTCTATAACGAGTCGGCGTCGGGCACCGCGGTGCCGGCATCGGCGATTGTATCGTGCATCGGCGCGATCGACGACGTGAGTAACGTCGTTACGCCGGGTCTGAAGGAAGCTGGATCCGTTTTGCTTTGGATCGGCAGCCGCGAGCTGGCCGTCGGCGGGTCGGTGCTCGCGGAACTGCTCGGTCTTCAAGGGACCCTGCCATCGATTTCGTACGCGGGCGAGCGCGCGGCTGTGGGCATTCTACGCGATGCGATCGCGCTCGGTGTGCTGCGCTCGTGTCGAGCGATCGGGGCGGGCGGCATGCTGACCGCGCTCGTGCGTCTGGCGTTCGATGCGATGGCGCGGCGGCGTGCGATCGGCGCGGAAATTGACTTTGGAAATCCACTCTGCGAGGCCGGCGGTTTCATTTGCGAGGTCAGCGATGACAGCGGCATCGACCTTACCGGCGCGTTGCGCATCGGGCAAACCATCGCGGGCTCGGAGCTCGTCGTCAACGGCGTTCGTTTCGCGATTCCGCACTTGTTTGAGATATGGTCGAGCCCGCTCGCCGAGCTTTTTCCGTGA
- the purB gene encoding adenylosuccinate lyase → MDYESYASPFSWRYGRAPLRALFSEKMRRRLWRAVWVALAEAQSAQGLIEEAEVDDLRAHAGEIDIEAAAEIEREIHHDLMAEIRVFAQQAKRGGGKLHLGATSMDVEDTVETYRLRLALSHVGENLGALLAAFCLRIRRYADLVCMAYTHLQPAEPTTLGYRLASYAQDLLVDDEHLRFVFDNLTTKGMRGAVGTAASYERLMDHNGRSADIEGYVLERFGLLAREISTQTYPRKLDYLLLTALAGVGATLSKFSADVRVLASPGFGEIAEPFGKDQVGSSAMPFKQNPVISERIGSLARMLPAYADVAWQNAATNFLERTLDDSANRRIILPEALLCVDEIVSLARTVIEGLRVDERRIAANLRTYAPFAGTQSVLLEAARAGGDRQHLHESLRGASMEAWAAVARGEDNPLSRLLAEDAELTARIDPAEIRRMLDPSTHVGTAPQRARLLADRIDSLAAFPRQLEVRV, encoded by the coding sequence ATGGATTACGAATCCTATGCCTCGCCGTTCTCGTGGAGGTACGGCCGTGCGCCGTTGCGCGCGCTCTTCTCGGAAAAGATGCGCCGACGGCTCTGGCGTGCTGTCTGGGTAGCGCTTGCCGAAGCGCAATCGGCACAGGGCTTGATCGAAGAAGCCGAGGTTGACGATCTTCGCGCCCACGCCGGCGAGATCGACATTGAGGCTGCGGCAGAAATCGAACGCGAGATTCACCACGATTTGATGGCCGAGATCCGCGTCTTCGCGCAGCAGGCGAAGCGCGGCGGAGGAAAACTTCATCTCGGCGCTACGTCAATGGACGTCGAAGACACCGTCGAGACCTATCGGCTCCGCTTAGCGCTATCGCATGTTGGCGAGAATCTTGGCGCGCTGCTCGCCGCCTTTTGCCTTCGAATCCGGCGCTACGCCGACCTGGTTTGCATGGCGTACACGCATTTGCAGCCGGCCGAGCCGACGACGTTGGGTTACCGCCTTGCCTCGTACGCGCAAGATCTGCTCGTCGATGACGAGCATCTGCGTTTCGTCTTCGACAATCTGACGACGAAGGGCATGCGCGGCGCGGTCGGCACCGCCGCATCGTACGAGCGCCTCATGGACCATAATGGGCGGTCGGCGGATATCGAAGGCTACGTCCTGGAACGGTTTGGTTTGCTCGCGCGCGAGATCAGCACGCAGACCTACCCGCGCAAGCTCGACTACTTACTGCTGACCGCGCTTGCCGGAGTCGGCGCGACCCTCTCGAAGTTTTCGGCCGACGTGCGCGTGCTCGCCAGCCCAGGTTTTGGCGAAATCGCCGAGCCGTTCGGAAAGGACCAGGTCGGCAGTTCGGCGATGCCCTTCAAGCAAAATCCGGTCATTTCGGAACGCATTGGGTCGCTCGCGCGCATGCTGCCCGCGTATGCCGACGTCGCCTGGCAAAACGCTGCGACAAACTTTCTCGAGCGAACGCTCGACGACAGTGCGAACCGGCGCATCATCTTGCCTGAGGCTTTGCTTTGCGTGGATGAAATCGTTTCGCTCGCGCGCACGGTGATCGAGGGATTGCGCGTGGACGAGCGGCGCATTGCCGCCAATCTGCGCACGTACGCGCCGTTCGCCGGCACGCAGTCGGTGCTCTTGGAAGCCGCGCGCGCCGGCGGAGACCGCCAGCATCTGCACGAAAGCCTGCGCGGTGCATCGATGGAAGCGTGGGCCGCAGTCGCACGCGGCGAGGATAATCCGCTCTCGCGTCTTCTCGCCGAGGACGCCGAGCTGACCGCCAGAATCGATCCCGCGGAGATTCGCCGCATGCTCGATCCCAGCACGCACGTTGGTACCGCTCCGCAGCGCGCGCGGCTGCTTGCCGATCGAATAGACTCGCTTGCCGCGTTTCCCCGGCAACTCGAGGTGCGCGTCTGA
- a CDS encoding peptide ABC transporter substrate-binding protein, whose translation MSVLLALAASFAGCTKSNGESGQRHSWTQAGVLRIAVNEEPKNLNPLLAGTTIEIFIDRLMFEPLLSADPLGNTIPILAAVVPTLANGGISADGLTIRYRLRHDVRWSDGVPVTARDVIWSWQAIENPNNDAVSRHGYDDVRSIDAPNPYSLVVHLKRPFSPFINTFFAESDQIYEIVPAHVLAKYPDINHVSFDAEPAVSDGPFRFVRWERGDRILLDANSAFFEGTPGLRRVEIRFVPNDDSAINLLRTHAIDYIFQPSIQTYPSLRSLPDARIVWVAVNGFEGVELNCSHPALADVRVRAAIAAALDKAALARQLTYGRETSATEDLPNWMWAFDPSVAPIAFAPGNAKRLLASAGWIPGADGIVRKDGRPLELQLATDTQTATHRSESLLVQAALRQIGIAVNVKYYPLDILYAPQGMGGIQHGGKFDLLVYTWYAGIDPDDSSELTCENFPPHGYNDPRYCDRAMDSAQSAALTHYDRASRKRAYAKIERLLANDNPIIFFWWQRQQEAISVDFHGFAPNPVIESWNAWQWKI comes from the coding sequence GTGAGCGTACTGCTCGCGCTGGCCGCCAGTTTTGCCGGCTGCACGAAGAGCAACGGCGAAAGCGGGCAGCGCCATTCTTGGACTCAGGCCGGCGTCTTGCGCATTGCCGTCAACGAAGAGCCCAAGAATCTCAATCCGCTTCTCGCCGGCACGACCATCGAGATCTTCATCGATCGTTTGATGTTCGAGCCGCTGCTTTCCGCCGATCCACTCGGCAATACCATTCCGATCCTTGCCGCGGTGGTGCCGACCCTTGCCAACGGCGGCATTAGCGCCGATGGTCTGACGATCCGCTACCGCCTTCGCCACGACGTACGCTGGAGCGATGGGGTACCGGTGACCGCGCGCGATGTGATTTGGTCGTGGCAGGCCATCGAGAACCCAAACAACGATGCCGTCTCACGCCACGGGTACGACGACGTGCGTTCGATCGATGCTCCAAACCCCTATTCGCTCGTCGTCCACCTCAAGCGGCCATTCTCGCCTTTCATTAACACGTTCTTCGCCGAGAGCGATCAGATTTATGAGATCGTCCCCGCCCACGTTCTCGCGAAATATCCGGACATCAACCACGTCTCGTTCGATGCCGAGCCTGCCGTATCGGACGGCCCCTTCCGGTTCGTGCGCTGGGAGCGTGGCGACCGCATTCTTCTCGATGCAAACTCCGCGTTCTTCGAAGGGACGCCCGGTTTGCGCCGCGTCGAAATTCGGTTCGTCCCAAACGACGACTCCGCGATCAATCTCTTGCGTACGCATGCGATTGATTACATCTTTCAACCGTCGATTCAAACCTATCCGTCGTTGCGATCCCTGCCCGATGCGCGGATCGTTTGGGTTGCGGTCAACGGCTTTGAAGGCGTGGAGCTAAACTGCTCGCATCCGGCGTTAGCCGATGTTCGCGTTCGAGCCGCAATTGCGGCCGCACTCGATAAGGCCGCTCTTGCACGCCAGCTCACCTATGGCCGGGAAACGAGCGCGACGGAAGATCTACCGAACTGGATGTGGGCGTTCGATCCGTCGGTAGCGCCGATTGCCTTTGCTCCCGGCAACGCGAAGAGACTGCTCGCCAGCGCCGGCTGGATTCCCGGCGCCGACGGAATAGTGCGTAAGGATGGGCGTCCGCTGGAGCTGCAGTTGGCCACCGATACGCAGACCGCGACGCATCGTTCGGAAAGCCTGCTGGTTCAGGCGGCGCTGCGACAGATCGGCATTGCCGTCAACGTCAAGTATTACCCGCTGGACATTCTCTACGCTCCGCAAGGCATGGGCGGAATCCAGCACGGCGGGAAGTTCGATTTGCTCGTCTACACCTGGTACGCCGGAATCGATCCCGACGATTCTTCGGAGCTCACCTGCGAGAATTTTCCTCCTCACGGCTACAATGACCCGCGCTATTGCGATCGCGCGATGGACTCCGCGCAATCTGCAGCGTTAACGCATTATGACCGCGCGAGCCGCAAACGAGCGTACGCAAAAATCGAACGGCTGCTCGCCAACGACAATCCGATTATCTTCTTCTGGTGGCAGCGCCAGCAGGAAGCGATCAGCGTCGATTTTCATGGCTTCGCGCCCAACCCGGTCATCGAATCGTGGAACGCATGGCAGTGGAAGATTTAG
- the mtnA gene encoding S-methyl-5-thioribose-1-phosphate isomerase codes for MALIAVAWDGDAVRYLDQRLLPKEQRYVRAQSADEIVSAIQTLGVRGAPCIGVFGAYGVALLRLANADDAAFLAAARRVREARPTAVNLAWAVDRVMAAADPLQEAHAIHREQIAIDEAIGRNGLELISKGARVVTHCNTGPLATAAGGTALGVIIAAQRAAKKPRVFVDETRPLLQGARLNYLELREAGVDAVLMADSAAAIAIKEHGIDLAIVGADRIARNGDVANKIGTYALAIICAHQGIPFYVAAPRSTFDLSLENGSEIPIEQRPAEEISAFAGTPVAPDGAVVYNPAFDVTPGHLVTAFVTEYGILRPPYLDSVPSLELRPSAATLVART; via the coding sequence CTGGCATTGATTGCAGTCGCTTGGGACGGCGATGCCGTCCGTTATCTCGATCAACGCCTGTTGCCGAAGGAGCAGCGCTACGTTCGTGCACAGAGCGCCGACGAAATCGTTTCCGCAATACAGACGCTCGGAGTGCGCGGCGCGCCCTGCATCGGCGTCTTCGGCGCGTACGGCGTGGCATTGCTTCGACTCGCGAACGCCGACGATGCGGCATTCCTCGCCGCCGCGCGGCGGGTACGGGAAGCCCGCCCGACGGCCGTAAACCTCGCGTGGGCCGTCGATCGCGTCATGGCCGCCGCGGACCCACTGCAGGAAGCGCACGCGATTCACCGCGAGCAGATCGCCATTGACGAGGCGATTGGGCGTAACGGACTGGAGCTGATCTCCAAAGGCGCGCGCGTCGTCACGCACTGCAATACCGGTCCACTCGCCACCGCAGCTGGAGGAACCGCGCTCGGCGTGATCATCGCTGCACAGCGTGCCGCGAAAAAGCCGCGCGTCTTCGTCGACGAGACGCGGCCGTTGCTGCAAGGAGCGCGGCTCAACTATCTCGAGCTGCGCGAAGCCGGCGTCGATGCTGTGTTGATGGCCGACTCGGCTGCCGCAATCGCCATCAAAGAGCACGGAATCGATCTCGCGATCGTCGGCGCCGATCGAATCGCGCGCAACGGCGACGTCGCAAATAAGATCGGTACGTATGCGCTCGCCATCATCTGCGCCCATCAGGGCATTCCTTTCTACGTTGCCGCCCCGCGTTCGACGTTCGACCTCTCACTCGAAAACGGTTCGGAGATTCCGATCGAGCAGCGGCCCGCAGAAGAGATTTCTGCATTCGCGGGCACCCCCGTGGCTCCCGATGGCGCTGTCGTCTACAACCCGGCGTTCGACGTGACGCCCGGTCATCTGGTCACGGCATTCGTCACCGAGTACGGCATTCTACGCCCGCCATATCTCGATTCCGTCCCGTCATTGGAGCTGCGTCCCTCGGCCGCAACCCTCGTCGCCCGAACGTGA
- a CDS encoding 6,7-dimethyl-8-ribityllumazine synthase translates to MRFAIVSAAFYADVAEMLLEGARHALRDCKVRLENASFFEVPGCFELPLACVNLIASNRFDAIVALGAVVRGETSHFDYVAGECARGIMDVQLRTGTPIGFGVLTTENVAQALERADPNRGNKGYAATVAAATLAQQASKLGRM, encoded by the coding sequence ATGCGGTTTGCGATCGTTTCGGCTGCGTTCTATGCCGATGTCGCGGAGATGCTGCTCGAAGGGGCTCGCCACGCGTTGCGCGATTGCAAGGTGCGATTAGAGAACGCGTCATTCTTCGAAGTGCCGGGCTGCTTTGAGCTTCCCCTGGCGTGCGTCAATCTGATAGCCAGCAATCGTTTCGATGCCATCGTCGCGCTGGGGGCCGTCGTTCGCGGGGAGACTTCGCACTTCGATTATGTGGCGGGCGAGTGTGCGCGCGGCATCATGGACGTCCAACTGCGCACCGGAACGCCAATCGGTTTCGGAGTCCTCACCACTGAGAACGTCGCACAAGCGCTCGAGCGCGCCGACCCCAACCGAGGCAACAAAGGTTATGCCGCGACCGTCGCCGCGGCAACGTTAGCGCAACAAGCGAGCAAGCTTGGTCGGATGTAG
- a CDS encoding bifunctional 3,4-dihydroxy-2-butanone-4-phosphate synthase/GTP cyclohydrolase II, whose amino-acid sequence MSQFASLLNSAMDEAQLTAAEVAENAGLTESAISLLRSGRREPSYRTLQRLASLFPSLAAQLSDRDAPFDSIEEAIADIRAGKMVVVLDDEDRENEGDLVMAAQMVTPEAINFMRKHAGGLICVPLVGARLDELHIPQMVRENTALHETAFTVSVEARGVTTTGISAYDRAATIKKLLDPEARSADFLRPGHTFPLRAREGGVLVRAGQTEAAVDLARLAGLYPGGVICEIMADDGTMERLEGLRSYADRHSLKLITVKDLIAYRMRTEKLVQKIAEFELPTTIGRWKGIAYTTGIDDNTHVALVMGEIGNGKELLVRVHSECMTGDALHSIRCDCAAQRDAAMELIAQEGRGIFLYLRQEGRGIGLADKLRAYELQDRGADTVEANVALGLPIDKRDYGIGSQILFDLGAREMRLITNNPKKIFGLEGYGLKIVGRVSLQTTPTAHNKDYINTKRSKLGHILDEVAAS is encoded by the coding sequence GTGAGCCAATTTGCGAGCCTGCTGAACTCGGCGATGGACGAGGCCCAGCTGACGGCGGCCGAGGTGGCCGAAAATGCGGGCCTCACCGAATCGGCGATATCGTTGTTGCGGTCGGGCCGGCGCGAGCCGTCGTACCGCACCCTCCAGCGCCTTGCTTCGCTATTTCCGTCCCTGGCCGCGCAGCTTTCGGACCGTGACGCGCCGTTCGATTCCATCGAAGAGGCGATCGCCGACATTCGCGCCGGGAAGATGGTCGTCGTGCTCGATGACGAGGATCGCGAAAATGAAGGCGATTTGGTCATGGCTGCACAGATGGTCACGCCCGAAGCCATCAACTTCATGCGCAAGCATGCCGGCGGCTTGATCTGCGTGCCGTTAGTCGGCGCCCGGCTCGACGAGCTTCACATTCCGCAGATGGTCCGTGAGAATACCGCCCTTCATGAAACCGCATTTACGGTTTCCGTCGAAGCGCGTGGCGTGACGACAACGGGGATATCGGCGTACGATCGGGCGGCGACGATCAAGAAGCTGCTCGATCCGGAAGCCCGTTCTGCCGATTTCCTGCGCCCCGGACACACGTTTCCGCTGCGTGCGCGAGAGGGCGGCGTGTTGGTGCGCGCCGGGCAGACCGAAGCCGCCGTCGATTTAGCGCGTCTTGCCGGGCTCTATCCTGGCGGCGTTATCTGCGAGATCATGGCCGACGACGGCACAATGGAGCGGCTCGAAGGTTTGCGCAGCTATGCCGACCGGCATAGTCTCAAGCTCATCACCGTCAAGGATTTGATCGCTTATCGGATGCGCACCGAAAAGCTCGTCCAGAAGATCGCCGAATTCGAGCTTCCGACCACGATAGGAAGATGGAAAGGCATTGCCTACACCACTGGGATCGACGACAATACCCACGTTGCATTGGTCATGGGCGAGATTGGAAACGGTAAAGAATTGTTGGTGCGCGTACATTCCGAGTGCATGACCGGTGACGCGCTGCACTCGATCCGTTGCGATTGCGCCGCGCAGCGTGACGCCGCGATGGAGTTGATCGCGCAAGAGGGGCGGGGCATCTTTCTCTATCTGCGTCAGGAGGGCCGCGGAATCGGTCTCGCCGACAAGCTGCGCGCCTACGAACTGCAGGATCGCGGCGCCGACACCGTCGAGGCAAACGTTGCACTCGGCCTCCCCATCGACAAACGCGATTACGGGATCGGTTCGCAGATACTCTTCGATCTAGGCGCGCGCGAGATGCGGCTCATTACGAATAACCCAAAGAAAATCTTCGGATTAGAGGGTTATGGACTCAAGATCGTGGGGCGCGTTTCGCTGCAGACAACCCCGACTGCACATAACAAGGACTACATCAACACGAAACGGTCGAAGCTCGGACACATTCTCGATGAAGTAGCGGCCTCGTGA
- a CDS encoding TetR/AcrR family transcriptional regulator: protein MSRTADDARRAELLDRALDYVCRHGLADLSLRPLAKAIGSSPRVLLYYFGSKEELVIEIVRRGRARQRAMLAELKPANLSPRANARALWREWSKPEWEPLTRLSFEVYALALSDRSRFPGFLESSVNEWITALRGCSVTQATLLIAGFRGFLLDLLATHDRSRVNRAVERWLGMVCDD, encoded by the coding sequence GTGTCAAGAACCGCGGACGACGCCCGGCGCGCCGAGTTGCTTGACCGCGCGCTCGATTACGTATGCCGTCACGGATTGGCGGATCTTTCGTTGCGGCCGCTCGCAAAAGCGATCGGCTCAAGTCCGCGCGTGCTCCTCTACTACTTTGGATCGAAGGAGGAATTGGTGATCGAGATCGTACGCCGCGGCCGTGCGCGACAGCGCGCGATGCTCGCCGAGCTAAAGCCGGCCAACCTTTCGCCGCGCGCGAACGCCCGCGCGCTATGGCGCGAATGGAGCAAGCCCGAATGGGAACCGCTAACGCGACTCTCTTTTGAGGTTTACGCGCTCGCATTGAGCGACCGCTCCCGTTTTCCCGGCTTCTTGGAGAGTTCGGTCAACGAATGGATCACCGCACTTCGCGGGTGCTCAGTAACGCAGGCAACTCTTTTGATCGCGGGGTTCCGAGGTTTTCTTCTCGATCTTTTGGCAACCCACGATCGGTCGCGCGTTAATCGCGCCGTCGAACGCTGGCTCGGCATGGTCTGCGATGACTAA
- a CDS encoding TCR/Tet family MFS transporter has protein sequence MTNQKRAAATSFIFITVLLDMLAVGMIGPVLPKLIAGFASNNYASAAEIIGVFATVWALMQFICSPLLGMLSDRVGRRPVILISNAVTAIDYAIMALAPNLWWLFAGRVLSGIATSNITAASAYIADVTPPEKRAPAFGLIGSAFGLGFVLGPAIGGVVGTVNPRLTFWAAALFALLNTLYGLFVLPESLTREHRTPRLEWKRANPLGSLRLLRSHRELFGLSCVNFITYVGHEVFPNIWTIYCIAAFGWSTGSIGLTLALIGTVAAINQATMIGPVVKRLGERRTLLVSLVVAVVGLTLIGTDNGILFLIAAVIVSLPMYQASSQALMSRRVGPTEQGELQGALGALRGIAMLIGPALFTLTFAQFAGPWRGLGLIGAPWFLAALLYFASLLVAWRVTSHADDVVLPLPEPAPPLYAES, from the coding sequence ATGACTAACCAAAAGCGCGCCGCAGCAACCTCGTTTATCTTCATCACGGTCCTGCTCGATATGCTCGCCGTGGGCATGATCGGGCCGGTGCTGCCAAAGCTCATCGCCGGCTTCGCGAGCAATAACTATGCTTCGGCAGCCGAGATCATTGGGGTCTTCGCAACCGTTTGGGCGTTAATGCAATTTATTTGTTCGCCGCTGCTCGGGATGCTTTCGGATCGCGTCGGGCGGCGACCGGTCATTCTCATATCGAACGCCGTCACCGCGATCGATTACGCGATCATGGCCTTGGCTCCGAATCTTTGGTGGCTCTTCGCCGGTCGGGTGCTCTCGGGCATCGCCACCTCGAATATCACGGCAGCAAGTGCTTATATCGCCGACGTAACGCCGCCTGAAAAACGCGCGCCCGCATTCGGCCTCATCGGCAGTGCCTTTGGACTCGGCTTCGTTCTCGGCCCGGCAATCGGCGGTGTCGTTGGAACGGTCAACCCTCGACTAACGTTTTGGGCAGCGGCGCTCTTCGCGTTGCTCAACACGCTGTACGGCCTTTTCGTCTTGCCGGAGTCGTTGACGCGCGAACATCGTACGCCGCGGCTGGAGTGGAAGCGCGCCAATCCCCTCGGCTCCCTTCGGCTTCTGCGCTCGCATCGCGAGCTCTTTGGTTTGAGTTGCGTAAATTTCATCACATATGTGGGTCACGAAGTATTTCCAAACATCTGGACGATCTATTGTATTGCCGCGTTCGGCTGGAGCACCGGCAGTATCGGCCTAACGCTCGCGCTCATCGGCACGGTTGCGGCGATCAATCAGGCAACGATGATCGGACCGGTCGTTAAACGTCTAGGCGAACGGCGTACGCTGCTCGTGAGCCTGGTAGTTGCCGTCGTCGGTCTCACGCTGATCGGTACGGATAACGGTATTCTCTTCCTCATCGCTGCCGTTATCGTATCGCTGCCGATGTATCAAGCCTCATCGCAAGCCCTGATGTCGCGTCGGGTCGGTCCGACCGAGCAGGGCGAACTTCAGGGCGCGCTCGGAGCGCTCCGAGGAATCGCGATGCTGATCGGTCCGGCGCTCTTTACGTTGACCTTCGCGCAGTTTGCCGGTCCGTGGCGCGGGCTCGGCCTGATCGGCGCTCCATGGTTCTTGGCCGCGTTGCTCTACTTTGCATCGCTGCTTGTGGCGTGGCGCGTCACTTCGCATGCCGACGACGTGGTGCTGCCGTTGCCGGAGCCCGCACCCCCTCTCTACGCCGAGAGTTAA